In Cryptococcus gattii WM276 chromosome A, complete sequence, one genomic interval encodes:
- a CDS encoding chaperone, putative (Similar to TIGR gene model, INSD accession AAW41122.1) encodes MAHKSHRHKALQAQLEAQPTISLISQKTRKPPAPSMDIDQDEDVLISTNTASAPNTTGPSEASVAAATTSSGFAPLSSASQSTVLKNEFRRIPIPPHRMTPLKRDWVNLYTPMVEMLGLQVRMNPQRKAVELKTSGHTVDSGAIQKGADFVKAYALGFDVNDALALLRLDDLYLDSFEIKDVKTLHGDHLARAIGRIAGEGGKVKFSIENASRTRIVLADTHIHILGSVQNIKIARDAVVSLILGSPPGKVYAHLKAVGARMKQRF; translated from the exons ATGGCCCACAAATCACACAGGCACAAGGCCCTTCAGGCTCAGCTCGAAGCTCAACCTACCATATCCCTTATATCCCAAAAGACTCGAAAGCCTCCCGCCCCGTCGATGGACATTGACCAAGATGAAGACGTTCTTATCAGTACCAACACTGCTTCGGCCCCTAATACCACTGGTCCTTCGGAAGCTTCTGTCGCTGCGGCCACTACATCTTCTGGATTTGCCCCTCTTAGCTCTGCTTCTCAATCCACTGTCCTTAAAAACGAGTTCAGAAGAATCCCTATCCCTCCGCATAGAATGACACCGTTGAAGAGAGACTGGGTCAACCTTTATACACCTATGGTGGAGATGCTCGGTCTTCAAGTCAGAATGAACCCGCAGCGAAAAGCTGTGGAGTTGAAG ACTTCGGGGCACACTGTGGATTCTGGTGCGATTCAAAAAGGGGCCGACTTTGTCAAGGCCTATGCCCTTGGATTTGATGTCAAT GATGCTTTGGCGCTCTTGAGATTGGACGACTTGTATCTTGACTCTTTTGAGATCAAGGACGTTAAAACATTACATGGAGACCATCTGGCTCGTGCTATTG GTCGTATAGCAGGTGAAGGTGGTAAGGTCAAGTTCTCTATCGAGAATGCCAGTAGAACACGAATTGTTCTGGCCGATAC CCACATCCATATTCTTGGTTCTGTACAAAATATCAAAATTGCGCGAGATGCTGTTGTTTCTCTTATTCTTGGTTCTCCTCCAG GCAAAGTTTACGCGCATCTCAAGGCAGTCGGCGCAAGGATGAAGCAACGT